The following proteins are co-located in the Spirosoma montaniterrae genome:
- a CDS encoding LytR/AlgR family response regulator transcription factor, with the protein MKINSVIIDDDSQWRTILTKMVQMNPLLHLIGSCSSAMEAYALMTGHEVDLLLCDIEMPEISGLAFIRSMKQPPLVIFVTSHRDYALDCYEVSPVDFLLKPIDLARFLHSVEKARLRLQQPADQTAPVPYFFVRENQQYVQITYDDVLYMQAQENFLHIVTTTQTIVPTLSIAKLEEQLKGDHFLRVHRSFIVHRAAISRIGKNELILTTGQTIPIGDQYRSQLHRKHIGNQLVSRTI; encoded by the coding sequence ATGAAAATCAATAGCGTGATTATTGACGATGACAGTCAATGGCGGACCATTCTGACCAAAATGGTACAGATGAATCCGTTACTGCATCTGATTGGTAGCTGCTCATCGGCTATGGAAGCTTACGCGCTCATGACCGGCCACGAGGTCGATTTATTGCTCTGCGACATAGAGATGCCGGAAATATCAGGGCTGGCGTTTATCCGTAGCATGAAGCAGCCGCCTTTGGTGATTTTTGTTACATCGCACCGCGACTATGCGCTGGATTGTTACGAAGTATCGCCGGTCGATTTTCTGCTGAAGCCCATCGACTTGGCTCGTTTCTTACACAGTGTCGAGAAGGCACGGCTGCGCCTGCAACAACCTGCCGATCAAACCGCGCCGGTTCCCTACTTTTTTGTTCGCGAAAATCAGCAGTACGTACAAATTACCTACGACGACGTGCTGTATATGCAGGCACAGGAGAATTTTCTGCATATCGTTACTACGACGCAGACTATCGTTCCCACGCTATCCATCGCAAAGCTTGAAGAACAGTTGAAGGGCGACCATTTTCTGCGGGTTCACCGTTCGTTCATTGTTCACCGGGCTGCCATCAGTCGGATTGGTAAGAATGAGTTGATACTTACTACAGGGCAAACCATACCCATTGGCGATCAGTATCGGTCGCAACTGCACCGCAAGCATATTGGCAATCAATTGGTTAGCAGAACAATATAG
- a CDS encoding RNA polymerase sigma factor, translating into MTSTLTDEELVSLFIKTQQATYFQAIYTRYYGMIYRYCRQYAHQHEEAKDLTQEVFIRLARGMTSFAGRARFKTWLCAVTHNYCLDYIHKQSRLRILYYDPESLLLLNLPDVSEQQNQQWEQLDTVMKQLKPAEIQLLTDFYFNRLPLNELAFRYQTKKSIIKTRLFRVRARLRQLYRERVASLD; encoded by the coding sequence ATGACCTCTACGCTAACAGACGAAGAACTTGTTTCCCTATTCATCAAGACCCAACAGGCAACTTATTTTCAGGCAATTTATACCCGTTACTACGGCATGATCTACCGATACTGTCGGCAATACGCTCATCAGCACGAAGAAGCGAAAGACCTGACGCAGGAGGTATTCATCCGACTGGCACGGGGCATGACGAGCTTTGCCGGGCGTGCGCGTTTTAAAACCTGGCTGTGTGCCGTCACCCATAATTATTGCCTCGACTATATTCATAAACAAAGTCGTCTGCGCATTTTATACTACGACCCCGAATCATTGCTGCTGTTAAATCTGCCCGATGTCAGTGAGCAACAGAATCAGCAATGGGAACAACTCGACACAGTAATGAAACAGCTAAAACCGGCTGAAATTCAGCTCTTAACGGATTTCTATTTCAACCGTCTTCCCTTGAATGAGCTGGCGTTCCGCTATCAGACCAAGAAAAGTATTATAAAAACGCGGTTGTTCAGGGTCAGGGCGCGGCTGCGGCAACTGTACCGGGAACGGGTTGCCTCACTGGATTAG
- a CDS encoding carboxypeptidase-like regulatory domain-containing protein: MLISALATGFVSCKKEDNPVVPVGGQLSGQVQLWDSRTNTLADHSGVTVSIDGPSAETALTDASGNYVFKDLRYGDYNLTFVKNGYGTYRLFNVAHRQATTAPTTMVNTVQLGQQTTTSIRSFTITGTTYTGNSGVSFQTTVSPNPTVSDRVYIRHFLSNDSTVSNTRFTFASPLTSLISNNATSGFTKNDLLAAGFKTGQTIYARIYTDSFQSNSYKNPVTNTWVFPNLNVAAPPAQSFVLTK, encoded by the coding sequence TTGTTGATCAGTGCTTTAGCTACTGGATTCGTATCCTGCAAAAAAGAGGATAATCCGGTTGTGCCAGTTGGCGGGCAATTAAGCGGGCAGGTTCAACTGTGGGATAGCCGGACAAATACGCTTGCCGACCACAGCGGTGTAACGGTATCCATAGATGGCCCCTCTGCTGAAACCGCTCTTACCGACGCTTCGGGCAATTACGTTTTCAAAGACCTGCGCTATGGCGATTACAATCTGACGTTTGTTAAAAATGGTTATGGCACCTACCGGTTGTTCAATGTAGCGCATAGGCAAGCTACCACGGCCCCGACTACGATGGTCAATACTGTTCAATTGGGGCAGCAAACAACGACCTCGATACGCTCATTCACGATTACAGGAACTACTTATACTGGTAACAGTGGAGTCAGCTTTCAAACGACGGTTAGTCCCAACCCAACTGTTTCGGATCGGGTGTACATACGCCACTTTCTGAGCAACGATTCGACTGTTTCCAATACCAGATTTACGTTTGCGTCGCCACTCACTTCACTGATTAGTAACAATGCGACCAGTGGATTCACCAAAAATGATCTGCTGGCCGCAGGTTTCAAAACCGGGCAAACGATTTATGCCCGTATCTACACCGATTCGTTCCAGAGCAACAGTTACAAAAACCCTGTAACAAACACCTGGGTGTTTCCAAACCTCAATGTGGCGGCTCCCCCTGCTCAATCGTTTGTGCTCACGAAATAA
- a CDS encoding LytTR family DNA-binding domain-containing protein, translating to MTTLKVPGIYTPLPVELIVWIQGDENYVRMHLINGRYHTLTRTLKWFDIQLPQFVRLHKSTLVNPAYVTHLNWAGSRNVKAVLRTGVVLRISRRRIRSVATQLQQGVIV from the coding sequence ATGACAACACTTAAGGTTCCAGGCATTTACACACCCCTGCCGGTAGAACTAATTGTCTGGATTCAGGGCGACGAGAATTATGTACGTATGCACCTGATCAATGGCCGCTACCATACGCTAACCCGAACCTTGAAATGGTTTGATATACAGTTACCCCAGTTTGTTCGGCTGCATAAATCAACACTGGTTAATCCGGCCTACGTAACGCATCTGAACTGGGCCGGGTCTCGCAATGTCAAGGCTGTTCTCCGCACAGGGGTTGTGCTGCGGATTTCCCGTAGGCGCATCAGATCGGTGGCCACTCAACTACAGCAGGGCGTCATTGTGTAG
- a CDS encoding META domain-containing protein has translation MKFVPYVQLLTVIFCVHSCVLHHPGGDFGGGNTGNGNAGGGTTVVDNLTRYRWGLVRFGNTNNPLTMRSAGPSIYLPAGGNGEGFTGCRQFRCNFSANASSRYITFRNIQFQNYDPCNDGRTEDRFLDALKRTNRYQIDGNRLTLYSYADELAVFTTSN, from the coding sequence ATGAAGTTCGTTCCTTACGTTCAACTACTGACCGTTATTTTTTGCGTTCATTCCTGCGTCCTGCATCATCCTGGCGGTGATTTCGGCGGAGGAAATACCGGCAATGGCAACGCAGGCGGAGGCACTACCGTTGTGGATAACCTGACGCGGTATCGATGGGGCTTAGTGCGTTTTGGCAATACAAACAATCCGTTGACGATGCGTTCCGCAGGCCCTTCAATCTATCTGCCAGCAGGGGGAAATGGAGAAGGCTTTACCGGGTGTCGGCAGTTTCGCTGTAATTTCAGTGCAAACGCTTCGTCGCGGTACATCACTTTCCGAAACATTCAGTTTCAGAATTACGACCCCTGCAACGACGGACGCACGGAAGACCGCTTCTTAGACGCACTGAAACGCACCAATCGCTACCAAATTGACGGCAATCGACTTACACTATACAGCTACGCCGATGAGTTGGCCGTATTTACGACAAGCAATTAG
- the lptC gene encoding LPS export ABC transporter periplasmic protein LptC, producing MSCEGPKQVKKVEPFKGPIEEINDVKMLFSEAALLKVKLTTAKQLRYINDDRKYPKPVSILFYGPTGEEVTTLKSDSGRYDKAKDIYTVMGHVVVINKQKQEKLLTSELNWNPVTKKVFTNKPVTIISQLTGEKLNGGLGLESNQDFTNYKVLKPTGVFNVETSPGY from the coding sequence TTGTCCTGCGAAGGCCCAAAGCAGGTAAAGAAAGTCGAACCTTTCAAAGGGCCAATCGAAGAAATTAACGACGTGAAAATGCTGTTTAGCGAAGCTGCTTTGCTAAAAGTGAAGTTAACTACGGCCAAACAACTACGTTATATCAACGACGACCGTAAATATCCGAAGCCTGTTTCTATTCTGTTCTACGGGCCAACGGGTGAAGAAGTAACCACCCTCAAATCCGACTCCGGGCGGTACGACAAGGCCAAAGACATTTACACCGTGATGGGCCATGTGGTGGTTATCAACAAACAAAAGCAGGAAAAACTGCTGACGTCCGAACTGAACTGGAACCCCGTTACGAAGAAAGTATTCACCAACAAGCCGGTGACTATTATTAGTCAACTTACGGGCGAAAAACTGAACGGTGGTTTAGGACTGGAATCTAATCAGGATTTTACAAACTATAAAGTTCTTAAACCCACGGGCGTGTTCAATGTAGAAACCTCGCCGGGGTATTGA
- a CDS encoding type III pantothenate kinase — MNPLVPIAKPDVVNVVVDWGNSSLKVGWFIGPDQLETARYESPEALMRVVQQRCPAHVLVSSTSRSADEIRAGLRHTPATVWVLDSRTPVPIGKDYDTPATLGADRVAAAVGAATLFPGEDCLIFDLGTCLTADFVDRSAVFRGGLISPGLRMRFRAMHEQTARLPLIDLPDSPGNWPGLTAKNTRQAMQAGVVNGLAFEMNGIIDQYRREQPGIVVILCGGDAPTFESRLKPPIFAVPELVLIGLNRILRYNVENLQADTPDVNA; from the coding sequence ATGAATCCACTCGTACCGATAGCGAAACCTGACGTAGTAAACGTTGTTGTCGATTGGGGTAATTCGAGCCTGAAAGTCGGCTGGTTTATCGGTCCAGACCAGCTTGAAACAGCCCGCTACGAGTCGCCCGAGGCACTGATGCGGGTAGTACAACAACGCTGTCCGGCGCATGTGCTGGTATCGTCAACGAGCCGGTCGGCAGACGAAATCCGGGCTGGTTTGCGCCATACGCCCGCAACGGTATGGGTGCTGGACAGTCGAACGCCAGTGCCGATTGGTAAAGATTACGACACCCCGGCCACGCTTGGGGCCGACCGGGTGGCGGCTGCTGTAGGAGCTGCAACGCTGTTTCCGGGCGAAGATTGCCTGATTTTCGATCTGGGCACCTGCCTGACCGCCGACTTTGTCGACCGTAGTGCTGTGTTTCGGGGAGGGCTGATTTCGCCGGGCCTGCGAATGCGGTTCCGGGCCATGCATGAGCAAACGGCCCGCCTGCCGCTGATTGACCTGCCAGATTCGCCGGGCAACTGGCCGGGTCTGACCGCCAAAAATACGCGGCAGGCTATGCAGGCTGGTGTAGTAAACGGGCTGGCCTTTGAGATGAATGGAATTATTGACCAGTACCGGCGCGAACAGCCCGGCATTGTGGTTATCCTGTGTGGCGGAGACGCACCCACCTTTGAAAGTCGTCTGAAACCGCCGATATTTGCAGTGCCCGAACTGGTGCTGATTGGATTGAATCGAATTTTACGCTATAATGTTGAGAATTTACAAGCGGATACGCCAGACGTTAACGCATAG
- the rho gene encoding transcription termination factor Rho: protein MYNKEELSMKLLSELQPIAEQFGIRDSAKYTKEKLIYKIIDEQSKKPVSAAEEEAIAQPARRGRRPKAVQAEAETPAPIAPPAEQTEQAATEDTETVPPVARTRQRARRDAGASDIPAPTPEDGMTPQTESPVAESTPTETAPAENTAPTADSEPAVAPVDRPITEPAPPTRPRFDGRVPNQPNGQRNAPNNQQQPRMRNDRDNRNGGGPPRFDNDRQQRDQRPMRPDSNIGNQRDTNSGRPRPDGGRRDGGPGQRPRTQRVVTDETALNYGGQPDEEFLTPTVVSDDNAANMEAAVVPTAPAVEGDQSPTDISAESQTGDASAMAQQPQLPQPSREAQEYQNRIRRQYNQHIREFDGIIENEGVLEIMSDGGYGFLRSADYNYLASPDDIYVSPSQIKLFGLKTGDTVKGAIRPPKEGEKYFALLRVTTVNGKTTEEIRDRIPFEYLTPLFPEEQLHLSNRPENYSSRVLDLFAPIGKGQRGMIVAQPKTGKTVLLKEIANAITRNHPEVYLIVLLIDERPEEVTDMARSVNAEVISSTFDEQADRHVKVSSMVLEKAKRMVECGHDVVILLDSITRLARAYNTVVPSSGKILSGGVDANALHRPKRFFGAARNVENGGSLTIIATALIDTGSKMDEVIFEEFKGTGNMELQLDRKLANKRVYPAVDVLSSGTRREDLLLDKETLQRVWILRKHMADMNPMESMEFLLDRMRGTRTNEEFLISMNR from the coding sequence ATGTATAACAAAGAAGAACTAAGTATGAAGCTCTTATCTGAGCTTCAACCAATTGCCGAGCAGTTCGGTATTCGAGATAGTGCGAAATACACCAAAGAAAAATTGATTTATAAAATTATCGACGAACAGTCGAAGAAACCCGTTTCCGCAGCCGAGGAAGAAGCTATTGCACAGCCTGCCCGGCGTGGTCGACGCCCTAAAGCCGTACAGGCCGAAGCCGAAACGCCCGCGCCGATTGCCCCTCCTGCCGAGCAAACCGAGCAGGCAGCAACCGAAGATACCGAAACAGTACCCCCGGTTGCCCGCACCCGTCAGCGTGCCCGGCGCGACGCTGGCGCATCGGACATCCCGGCTCCTACGCCAGAAGATGGCATGACGCCCCAAACCGAAAGCCCTGTTGCCGAATCAACGCCAACAGAAACGGCACCCGCTGAAAATACCGCTCCAACTGCCGATTCAGAACCAGCGGTGGCTCCGGTTGATCGCCCGATAACCGAACCGGCTCCTCCTACGCGACCCCGCTTTGACGGACGGGTGCCCAATCAGCCGAACGGTCAGCGCAACGCGCCGAACAATCAGCAACAGCCGCGTATGCGCAATGATCGGGATAACCGCAACGGTGGTGGCCCACCGCGATTCGATAACGACCGACAACAGCGCGATCAGCGGCCTATGCGCCCCGATAGCAATATAGGAAATCAGCGGGATACAAACAGCGGACGGCCCCGCCCCGATGGTGGTCGGCGCGACGGTGGCCCTGGTCAGCGACCCCGCACGCAGCGCGTTGTGACCGATGAAACCGCACTCAACTACGGTGGTCAGCCCGACGAGGAGTTTCTGACACCAACAGTGGTATCAGACGACAATGCAGCCAATATGGAAGCAGCGGTTGTTCCAACGGCCCCGGCAGTTGAAGGCGATCAGTCTCCAACCGACATATCTGCTGAGAGTCAGACTGGTGATGCGTCGGCTATGGCCCAGCAGCCGCAGTTACCCCAACCTTCACGCGAAGCCCAGGAGTACCAGAATCGTATCCGTCGGCAGTATAATCAGCACATTCGCGAGTTCGATGGCATTATTGAAAACGAAGGGGTTCTGGAAATTATGTCCGATGGGGGCTACGGCTTCCTGCGGTCGGCAGATTACAACTACCTTGCCAGCCCCGATGATATTTACGTATCGCCTTCGCAGATCAAGCTTTTCGGCCTGAAAACCGGCGATACGGTGAAAGGAGCAATCCGCCCGCCGAAAGAAGGCGAAAAATATTTTGCCCTGTTGCGGGTAACGACCGTAAACGGCAAAACTACCGAGGAAATTCGCGACCGGATTCCGTTTGAGTATCTGACGCCCTTGTTCCCCGAAGAGCAACTGCACCTCAGCAACCGACCCGAAAACTACTCTTCGCGTGTACTCGACCTGTTTGCCCCTATCGGCAAAGGGCAGCGGGGTATGATTGTGGCACAGCCCAAAACCGGTAAAACGGTGCTGCTCAAGGAGATTGCCAACGCCATTACGCGCAACCACCCGGAGGTATATCTGATTGTGCTGCTGATTGACGAACGCCCGGAAGAAGTGACCGACATGGCCCGCAGCGTCAATGCCGAAGTGATTTCGTCGACATTCGATGAGCAGGCCGACCGGCATGTGAAAGTATCGAGCATGGTGCTGGAAAAAGCCAAGCGTATGGTCGAATGCGGTCACGATGTGGTGATTCTGCTCGATTCGATTACGCGTCTGGCACGGGCCTACAACACGGTGGTGCCATCGTCGGGTAAGATTCTGTCGGGTGGTGTCGATGCCAATGCGCTCCACCGGCCCAAGCGGTTCTTCGGCGCGGCCCGGAACGTAGAAAACGGTGGTTCGCTCACCATTATCGCTACGGCTCTGATTGATACCGGCTCGAAAATGGATGAGGTGATTTTTGAAGAATTCAAAGGCACCGGCAATATGGAACTTCAACTCGACCGCAAGTTGGCCAACAAGCGCGTTTACCCCGCCGTTGATGTTTTATCGTCGGGTACGCGCCGGGAAGATTTGCTGTTGGACAAAGAAACGCTACAGCGCGTCTGGATTCTGCGTAAACACATGGCCGACATGAACCCAATGGAATCGATGGAATTCCTGCTCGACCGTATGAGAGGCACCCGTACTAACGAAGAATTCCTGATTTCGATGAACCGCTAA
- a CDS encoding cellulase family glycosylhydrolase, producing the protein MRCLTLLLVLFFGVFSAIAQPLRLLPQNPHYFQYDGKPTLIVGSGEHYGAVVNLDFDYRTYLATLAADGLNVTRLFTGAYIEKLGDFGIQRNTLAPRSGRLILPWARSEQPGYTLGGNKFDLTRWDDAYFERLRDFVGRAQQLGVIVEVNLFSSYYGTGWPYSAFNRINNINQTDNIKPLQANTLQNGNILAHQEQYARKIVRELNNFQNIYFEIQNEPQADLKDTILVRNEYHADTKGKPDWRATYEVTSEIANEWQRRVASWIADEEKTLPQKHLISQNIGNFRYPIIGLDPNVSIYNFHYALPEAVTDNYALNKAIGFNETGFAGQSDQTYRRQAWRFLMAGGSLFNHLDYSFAVGSENGLDTTYRRGTTPGGGSPLLRKQLGLLKQYLERADLAQLTPDRSVVRASPGAMTWALRNGKSGWIIYAEPLTKGAFLLQLNLPKGDYHAEWTDVETGKVLSSDAINASGSLAAPVSMRDVVVRIIKF; encoded by the coding sequence ATGCGTTGCCTAACCCTCCTGCTCGTACTGTTTTTCGGCGTTTTCTCCGCCATCGCCCAACCGCTTCGGCTATTGCCCCAAAACCCACATTACTTTCAATACGATGGTAAACCCACACTAATTGTGGGGTCGGGCGAACACTACGGGGCGGTGGTCAATCTGGATTTCGATTACCGGACATACTTAGCCACACTGGCTGCCGATGGCCTGAACGTAACCCGCTTGTTCACAGGCGCATATATCGAAAAACTCGGCGATTTTGGCATTCAGCGCAATACGCTGGCTCCCCGCAGCGGGCGGCTGATTCTGCCGTGGGCACGCAGCGAACAGCCCGGCTATACGCTCGGTGGCAATAAATTTGACCTGACCCGCTGGGACGATGCGTATTTCGAGCGGCTTCGCGATTTTGTGGGCCGTGCCCAGCAGTTGGGGGTTATTGTGGAAGTGAACCTGTTTTCATCGTACTACGGCACCGGCTGGCCTTACAGCGCGTTCAACCGTATCAATAACATCAATCAAACCGACAATATTAAACCGCTGCAAGCCAACACGTTACAGAATGGCAATATACTGGCGCATCAGGAGCAGTATGCACGTAAGATTGTTCGCGAATTAAATAATTTTCAAAATATCTACTTCGAGATACAGAACGAACCGCAGGCCGACCTGAAAGATACCATACTGGTTCGGAACGAGTACCATGCCGATACAAAGGGAAAACCCGACTGGCGGGCCACCTACGAAGTTACGAGCGAAATAGCCAATGAATGGCAACGGCGCGTGGCCTCGTGGATTGCTGACGAAGAAAAGACGCTGCCCCAAAAACACCTGATTTCGCAGAATATCGGCAATTTTCGCTACCCAATTATTGGCCTCGACCCAAATGTGTCGATCTATAATTTTCACTATGCCCTGCCCGAAGCCGTGACCGATAACTACGCGCTGAATAAGGCCATTGGTTTTAACGAAACGGGTTTTGCCGGGCAATCTGACCAAACCTATAGGCGGCAGGCATGGCGGTTTTTGATGGCGGGCGGCAGCCTGTTCAATCACCTTGATTATTCGTTTGCGGTTGGCTCCGAAAATGGCTTAGATACTACCTACCGGCGTGGCACTACGCCCGGTGGTGGCAGTCCATTGCTCCGTAAACAGTTGGGTCTTCTGAAACAATACCTCGAACGCGCCGACCTTGCCCAGCTCACTCCCGACCGCAGCGTAGTTCGGGCATCGCCGGGAGCCATGACCTGGGCGTTGCGCAACGGCAAAAGTGGCTGGATTATCTATGCTGAACCACTCACAAAAGGCGCGTTTCTGCTGCAACTAAACCTCCCAAAAGGCGATTATCACGCCGAATGGACCGACGTTGAGACGGGCAAAGTGCTCAGCAGCGATGCCATTAACGCCAGTGGATCATTGGCCGCACCAGTCAGTATGCGCGACGTGGTTGTGCGAATCATTAAGTTTTGA
- a CDS encoding SGNH/GDSL hydrolase family protein: MKTALYCLLLSMAGLLALTPAKPTRVVFFGDSITQAGVNPGGYIDRLRKALPADQFELIGAGIGGNKIYDLYLRMEDDVLARQPDVVIIWVGVNDVWHKSSFGTGTDPDKFVKFYEAVIKKLRAANARVVLCTPAAIGEKTDFTNPQDGDLNQYSQLIRDLAKRQNLPLVDLRQTFLAHNLKNNPDNKDRGILTTDRVHLNETGNQLVADEMAKVLKEM; this comes from the coding sequence ATGAAAACTGCACTTTATTGCCTACTACTGTCAATGGCTGGCCTGTTAGCGTTGACCCCGGCCAAGCCAACACGCGTAGTCTTTTTCGGCGATTCCATCACGCAGGCGGGCGTAAATCCCGGCGGCTACATCGACCGGCTGCGCAAAGCTCTGCCCGCCGATCAGTTCGAGCTGATTGGCGCGGGCATTGGCGGCAACAAAATTTACGATTTGTACTTGCGGATGGAAGACGACGTGCTGGCTCGTCAGCCCGACGTGGTGATAATCTGGGTGGGCGTCAACGATGTATGGCACAAAAGCAGTTTCGGCACCGGCACTGACCCTGATAAGTTTGTGAAGTTTTACGAAGCGGTTATCAAGAAACTACGGGCGGCCAATGCCCGAGTCGTGCTTTGTACGCCCGCTGCTATCGGCGAAAAAACTGATTTCACTAACCCGCAGGATGGCGACCTGAATCAATACAGCCAACTCATCCGCGACCTTGCCAAACGGCAAAACCTCCCGCTGGTTGATTTGCGCCAGACGTTTTTAGCGCATAATTTGAAAAATAACCCCGACAATAAAGACCGGGGTATTCTGACAACTGACCGGGTGCATCTGAACGAGACCGGTAATCAGTTAGTGGCCGATGAAATGGCGAAGGTGTTGAAGGAAATGTAA
- a CDS encoding gluconate:H+ symporter has protein sequence MPLILTLIGILALVFLVAYIRLDTFISFVIVSLGIGLASGMSVTAVGKSIQTGIGSTLGDLVLIIGFGAMLGRIVAESGAARRITNVLINLFGVKNIRWGLALAGFIVGIPLFYNAGFIIVVPLIFTIAASSRLPLLSVAIPMLSALSVAHGYLPPHPSPSAVAGQLNANIGQTLIYGIIISIPAIVIAGPLFGKTLVNQKASPNRELFDIRDVPDHDLPGAGISFFVALLPVLLLTTFGPLKAALPDTSPLKPAVTLMAEPYIGMLLSVLTAAYALGLRRGQSMKAVMKDLEDAIKAAAPILLVIAGAGALKQIFSDSGTSKYIGGLLAGAPIPPLVLAWGIAAFIRVCVGSATVAGLTTVSIILPLIQSQPIKPELMVLAIGAGSLMFSHINDPAFWLYKEYFNLTIPQTIRSWSLMETLVSIIGLLGVLALNLVV, from the coding sequence ATGCCGCTCATTCTCACGCTTATTGGCATTCTTGCCCTTGTTTTTTTAGTTGCCTATATTCGGTTAGATACGTTTATTTCGTTCGTAATTGTCTCGTTAGGCATCGGGCTGGCGTCGGGCATGAGCGTAACGGCAGTGGGTAAATCGATTCAGACGGGCATTGGCAGTACGCTTGGCGATCTGGTGCTTATCATCGGGTTTGGAGCCATGCTGGGCCGGATTGTGGCCGAAAGCGGTGCCGCCCGGCGCATTACCAACGTACTGATTAACCTTTTCGGAGTGAAAAACATCCGGTGGGGACTGGCTCTGGCAGGGTTCATTGTTGGTATTCCCCTGTTTTATAATGCCGGATTTATCATTGTCGTACCGCTGATTTTCACTATTGCGGCTTCGTCGCGGTTGCCACTGCTGTCGGTTGCCATTCCAATGCTGTCAGCATTGTCGGTGGCGCATGGCTATCTGCCCCCGCATCCGTCGCCCTCAGCCGTGGCCGGACAGCTAAACGCCAACATTGGGCAAACGCTCATCTACGGTATCATTATCTCGATTCCGGCTATTGTAATTGCCGGGCCGCTGTTTGGTAAAACGCTCGTTAATCAGAAAGCGTCGCCAAACCGCGAACTGTTCGACATCCGCGACGTACCCGATCACGATTTACCGGGGGCAGGCATCAGCTTTTTTGTTGCTCTGTTACCGGTATTGCTGCTCACCACCTTCGGCCCACTCAAAGCTGCCCTGCCCGATACGTCGCCCCTTAAGCCTGCTGTCACGCTCATGGCTGAGCCGTATATCGGTATGCTGCTCAGCGTGTTAACTGCCGCCTACGCATTGGGTCTCCGGCGCGGGCAGAGCATGAAAGCCGTGATGAAAGACCTCGAAGATGCCATTAAAGCTGCCGCGCCGATTTTGCTGGTTATTGCCGGAGCGGGTGCTTTGAAACAGATTTTCAGCGACAGCGGTACAAGCAAATACATTGGCGGTTTGCTGGCCGGTGCGCCCATTCCGCCGTTGGTGCTGGCGTGGGGTATTGCGGCTTTCATTCGCGTGTGTGTAGGTTCGGCTACGGTGGCAGGTCTGACAACCGTGAGTATTATTCTGCCACTTATTCAGAGCCAGCCGATTAAGCCCGAACTGATGGTACTGGCTATTGGGGCCGGGAGCCTCATGTTCTCGCACATCAACGACCCGGCTTTCTGGCTCTACAAAGAATATTTCAACCTGACTATTCCACAAACTATCCGAAGCTGGTCGTTGATGGAAACATTGGTCTCTATTATCGGTCTGCTGGGTGTGCTGGCGTTGAATCTGGTTGTTTAA